A single Acidobacteriota bacterium DNA region contains:
- a CDS encoding YraN family protein, with product MPTPHQERLGRQGEDLACRELRRLGYSILARRFRTRHGEIDIVARDGDVLVFVEVKARTSRGFGGAVGAVTPRKQRQVIAMAQRYMARVRWAARPCRFDVVAVQGGAGEPPDVMLIRNAFGAGWPGR from the coding sequence ATGCCGACTCCGCATCAGGAACGTCTTGGAAGACAGGGTGAAGACCTCGCCTGTCGCGAGCTTCGCCGCCTGGGGTACTCCATTCTTGCGCGCCGGTTCCGGACCCGCCATGGAGAAATCGACATCGTCGCCCGGGACGGCGACGTGCTCGTGTTCGTCGAGGTAAAGGCGCGCACCTCGCGCGGTTTCGGCGGCGCGGTCGGTGCGGTGACCCCGCGCAAGCAGCGGCAGGTCATCGCCATGGCGCAACGCTACATGGCGCGGGTCCGGTGGGCCGCGCGGCCCTGCCGCTTCGACGTCGTGGCCGTGCAGGGGGGCGCCGGGGAGCCGCCGGACGTCATGTTGATCCGGAACGCGTTCGGCGCAGGCTGGCCCGGTCGTTGA